In the Sarcophilus harrisii chromosome 3, mSarHar1.11, whole genome shotgun sequence genome, one interval contains:
- the PRDX4 gene encoding peroxiredoxin-4 isoform X1, which yields MEDWVGPRGLRRRGRGGAALLLTAVLLLQAAPVRGKTAPGPAEQQRPRAPEGECHFYAGGQVYPGEAARVPVSDHSLHLSKAKISKSAPYWEGTAVINGEFKELKLTDYRGKYLVFFFYPLDFTFVCPTEIIAFGDRIEEFKAINTEVVACSVDSQFTHLAWINTPRKQGGLGPMKIPLLSDLTHQISKDYGVYLEDSGHTLRGLFIIDDKGILRQITMNDLPVGRSVDETLRLVQAFQYTDKHGEVCPAGWKPGSETIIPDPAGKLKYFDKQN from the exons ATGGAGGACTGGGTCGGACCCCGTGGGCTGCGCCGCCGCGGGCGGGGGGGCGCCGCGCTGCTGCTGACGGCGGTGCTGCTGCTTCAGGCTGCGCCCGTGCGGGGCAAGACTGCCCCGGGGCCCGCCGAGCAGCAGCGGCCCCGGGCCCCCGAGGGCGAGTGCCACTTCTACGCCGGAGGTCAAGTGTACCCGGGGGAGGCGGCCCGCGTGCCGGTGTCGGACCACTCTCTGCACCTCAGCAAGGCCAAGA tttcgaAATCAGCACCTTATTGGGAAGGAACGGCTGTGATAAATGGAGAATTTAAGGAGCTCAAACTAACTGATTATCGAGGAAAATACTTGGTTTTCTTCTTCTATCCACTTGACTT cACTTTTGTGTGTCCTACTGAAATTATCGCTTTTGGTGATAGAATTGAAGAATTCAAAGCAATAAATACAGAGGTGGTTGCATGCTCTGTTGATTCACAGTTTACCCATTTAGCATG gattaatACCCCTCGGAAACAAGGTGGTCTTGGGCCAATGAAGATTCCACTTCTTTCAGATTTGACCCATCAAATTTCAAAAGATTATGGAGTTTATCTGGAGGACTCAGGTCACACTCTTAG AGGTCTTTTCATTATTGATGATAAAGGAATTCTGCGACAGATTACAATGAATGATCTTCCTGTTGGTAGATCAGTTGATGAAACACTACGTTTGGTCCAAGCATTCCAGTATACTGACAAACATGGAGAAG TTTGCCCTGCTGGTTGGAAACCTGGTAGTGAAACG ATAATTCCAGATCCAGCTGGAAAATTGAAGTATTttgataaacaaaattaa
- the PRDX4 gene encoding peroxiredoxin-4 isoform X2, producing MEDWVGPRGLRRRGRGGAALLLTAVLLLQAAPVRGKTAPGPAEQQRPRAPEGECHFYAGGQVYPGEAARVPVSDHSLHLSKAKISKSAPYWEGTAVINGEFKELKLTDYRGKYLVFFFYPLDFTFVCPTEIIAFGDRIEEFKAINTEVVACSVDSQFTHLAWINTPRKQGGLGPMKIPLLSDLTHQISKDYGVYLEDSGHTLRGLFIIDDKGILRQITMNDLPVGRSVDETLRLVQAFQYTDKHGEVCPAGWKPGSETIKPEEAMKAWWPKEEL from the exons ATGGAGGACTGGGTCGGACCCCGTGGGCTGCGCCGCCGCGGGCGGGGGGGCGCCGCGCTGCTGCTGACGGCGGTGCTGCTGCTTCAGGCTGCGCCCGTGCGGGGCAAGACTGCCCCGGGGCCCGCCGAGCAGCAGCGGCCCCGGGCCCCCGAGGGCGAGTGCCACTTCTACGCCGGAGGTCAAGTGTACCCGGGGGAGGCGGCCCGCGTGCCGGTGTCGGACCACTCTCTGCACCTCAGCAAGGCCAAGA tttcgaAATCAGCACCTTATTGGGAAGGAACGGCTGTGATAAATGGAGAATTTAAGGAGCTCAAACTAACTGATTATCGAGGAAAATACTTGGTTTTCTTCTTCTATCCACTTGACTT cACTTTTGTGTGTCCTACTGAAATTATCGCTTTTGGTGATAGAATTGAAGAATTCAAAGCAATAAATACAGAGGTGGTTGCATGCTCTGTTGATTCACAGTTTACCCATTTAGCATG gattaatACCCCTCGGAAACAAGGTGGTCTTGGGCCAATGAAGATTCCACTTCTTTCAGATTTGACCCATCAAATTTCAAAAGATTATGGAGTTTATCTGGAGGACTCAGGTCACACTCTTAG AGGTCTTTTCATTATTGATGATAAAGGAATTCTGCGACAGATTACAATGAATGATCTTCCTGTTGGTAGATCAGTTGATGAAACACTACGTTTGGTCCAAGCATTCCAGTATACTGACAAACATGGAGAAG TTTGCCCTGCTGGTTGGAAACCTGGTAGTGAAACG ATCAAACCTGAAGAAGCTATGAAAGCCTGGTGGCCAAAAGAAGAGTT ATAA